AGCTCAAAGGAGAAGTGAGCTCATCTTCACTTTCTCTTTTAAGTTCTGCATCATGTTACACAAACATAAACTTGATGTTTCATTCATCCTAGGTCGATGACAAGTATCAGTACTCGTGTGACAACAAGGATCTGAAGGTCCATGGCTGGATCTCCATGGATCCTCCTGCCGGATTTTGGCAAATAACGCCTAGTGATGAGTTCCGTTCAGGCGGACCCCTCAAACAAAATCTAACATCTCACGTGGGACCGACAACGCTGGCTGTAAGTTACCCCCTTTTCCATTCCATCAATGTTAGAGGTTAAGATTTCTACATGGTTTGCACTTTTGCAGGTTTTTGTTAGTGGTCACTATGCTGGGGACGATCTGAATCCGAAGTTCGATCAGGGAGAGCCATGGAAGAAAGTGTTTGGACCCGTTTTCATATACGTTAACTCCGTGATGGATGGACAAGATCCACTCTCACTGTGGGAAGATGCCAAAAGACAGGTTCACATGTTTAAGATTGTGTTTGAGAAGCTAAATATCAAGTTAACAGTTCTTACATTCATCTTTAGATGTCGGTCGAAGTCCAAAGCTGGCCTTACAACTTTCCGGCATCAGAAGATTTCCAAAAGGCAGACCAGAGGGGTAGTGTCAGCGGTAAACTATTCGTTGCAGACAGGTAATACTCCCCTCCTCGTTTATATAGACGCCTATACGTACATATATACGAGCGTGTGCTCGATAAATGTGTACTTTTTAATCACAGGTATGTCAGTAGTGATAACATTCCAGCAAATGGTGCTTATGTGGGATTAGCACCACCAGGAGATGCTGGATCATGGCAGAGAGAATGCAaggtttctttcttttctttctttttttctcagATATCTATAAATTTGGCCAGATTTCAAGTATCTTGAAATTATTTGCTATAAACTTGCTTGCTGCTTGGAATGTGTATGGTTAGGACTACCAATTTTGGGCAAGGGCGGACGAGACGGGCTATTTTTCCATCAACAATGTCCGGACCGGGAACTACAATCTTTACGCATGGGTCCCCGGCTTCATCGGAGACTATAAGAATGAAACTCCCATTACCATTACATCAGGTGGTCAGATCGACGTGGGAGAGATAGTATATCAGCCTCCTAGAGATGGTCCGACCCTCTGGGAAATCGGGATCCCTGACCGTACTGCTGCAGAGTTTTACGCCCCGGACCCTGATCCCAAATATGTCAACCGGCTCTTCATCAACCATCCAGACAGGTTAGTCTAAACTCCTTTGCTTGCTTTTGTTTCTCCTATGTTATGATGATGCAACATGATCAGTTGATCGATGAATCCGTGTTTTTGGAGTCGAATTCGTGAACAGGTTCAGGCAGTATGGACTCTGGGACAGGTACTCGGAGCTGTACCCGAATGAAGACTTGGTTTACACGGTTGGAAAGAGCGACTACACGAAAGATTGGTTCTTTGCACAGGTTAACAGGTCCGGTTCTAACTTTTCTATAACGCACGAAAATGTCCCAACGTTAAAATTGTAGTGCCCGGTCTTAACATGCTCTAACGTTGGGACATTTTCGTGTATCATTGCTGAGTGAGTACAATGTACATGCTGCTGATATGTTCCGGTTCTTGCATACCGTGTCATGTCTGCAGGAAAAAGCCAGACAACTCGTATCAGGGGACAACGTGGCAGATCAGGTTCGCGCTAGACACTGTCATTCCAAACGGAATCTACAAACTGCGTGTGGCGATTGCATCTGCATCCTTAGCTGAGCTACAGGTAAAGGATTGGGATCATGGCTGTTGTGTCGAATCAAACTGAGTCTATTCGCTTTTGCAGGTTCGAGTGAACAACCCAAAGGCGAACAGACCGTTGTTTTCGAGTGGGCTGATCGGGAGGGACAACTCGATTGCTAGGCATGGAATCCACGGGCTGTATTGGCTGTACAGTGTGGACATACAAAGTGGTGCACTTGTGCAAGGTGACAACACTATATTCTTCACTCAACCAAGAAATCAAAGCCCTTTCCAAGGCCTTATGTATGATTACATTCGACTCGAAGCTCCTCCACAATAAGGCGTATAAGTTTTCGTATTTTTTTCCGGTGTGTAAATGTTGATGATGCACTCGAATATTTCATCAgatatactactccatccgtctctacattattctctcttttactatactatttcttcactttaactacttattatcatttttataaaacgagtgcagtAAAGTCAACAGGACTCATAGTGTGGGACCGGGGAAGTAGTATTTAACTTCACACAACTACGAATTCAATACTTTGTGAACTACTTACATGCCACATTTTAGTCATTGTGATTAATGAATTGTCTATGCCTATTGTATTTGCCAAACAAAAAATGTCATAATTCCTCTcgatttaattcaaaaattgATTGCAAATCAATCACAAAAATAGACTGTGAAAAATATGAAAGGATAAATCAAATTTGCTCATATAATAACATCATTTCCGTTTTTAGAACCCACATATTCAATAATTAATATCATCAGATTTTTCATTACTTTTGTCAATCTTTTTTATCCAAGAAATTCCCTACCGTTGACTAATTAGATTTCTCATAACTAAACGGCAAATCACAATAAAATCAATTAGTATATGAATACTTATTGCAACCAATAGCATGATTgtattcttgattttttttgtttgtttgaatTTTCATCAAATAAATAATGCGATGCAGACTATATTATACATGAAGAAACATCATTAGAGAATTTGGGAAGATTGGAAGCAACGTCAAGTGTGAATATGCTAcacattatttttcttatgttttaTGGTTTTGTTAGATGTTTTGTGAAGCAACCTGCAGCAATATATATTATCCTCAGCTTGTGGCTATTAAGGTTTGTCATTTTTCCATTCTTTATCTTCATTAATCTAGGTAATTTTTGGGAGATTATGATATCTTTGTTATTGTTTTGGCAAAATATtagtttctcttctttttcgaTTCATGGGTGAAGAGAGGTTGAGCTTTTATTCGAgaataaataatcatatttccGTATGTAAATGCTTAGGAATTTTTGTGGCAGAAAATATGATCGTTGGAAAATAGCTTAATAGCATTGTTTGTTGTCCTTTTATGGCTTTGCCTAACCtacgaaattatttaatttaagctATTTATACCCTGGAATTTAAGCTTATTTCGTGATAATTAagcatattaattaattataaatacaaGTTTAAGGGAAACTTTAATCAATATTTGGGAATAAAAAGATACATCTAAACATAGAATATTACTAGCTAGTAGAGTACATAATATGATTGTTTtgagaaatttttatttttacaaacCCAACTTTTGCCAAATTCTAGTTTTATACAATTATAAAATATGCATGTTAATATTTAACTTGCGATTTAGTATATATTTAGCTCGGATTAAAACTCCGACGAATATTACTTGCTAGTTGCTAGCTAATTGATGTCATATCATTTAACTAATGTCGCATACTCACTATTAACAAGTCATGCTAGTACTAACCGGATTAAATGAACTCAAAATTTAGTAATTAtcacaaaatatttttaaatgaacAGTACATGAATAATACtggatttattaaatttaaaaatttacatccaaattatactagtactagtatatatcaaattaaaatcaaGATTTGATAATTGTTTGGTTGACAGGCTGGATAAGATGTCTGGAAATGGGGATTTGGAGTTACGCATTCACGAGCATCATGTAAGACTCTCTCGCCAATGAAATTTATTTAGTACTGTATtcaatgacaaaaaatatgccCAAATCAAAGTTAGTATAAttccaaaattaatcaatgcATGTATTTTCTgagaaataatatcattttcTATCATTATGCTACTCTATACACACTACAGTGTTGAAATTCTTAACCAGGACAAATATTTCGTTACTTGAGAGTTGGATATTATAATTGAGAATCATCATAGAaattcaattgatttttttgtgtaatttctTTATAACCATGTCAAATTAACGATGATTATACTCACTTTTGAGTAGTAGTAGTTCATAAAAATTTgcatactactccctccatccccattAATTGTCTATTTTTGCAATTTTCGTCCATCCTCATCAATTGTctattttcacttttttaccataaatgataagtatgcATCACATTCGACTAACTCTttccacttacattttattataaaattaatatataaaagtgagactcatattccactaactttttcaacctatTTTTCTTTACCTTTCTTAAAATCTGTACCGGAATTAAAGTGGATAGTTTTTGGGAAaccgagggagtatattttaagtgTTAATTGATCATAAGTTaataattcaatatatattAGTAGTTGAATTTGCATATACTATTattgtaaatatttttatttcaaaagaaaCTTACTAACAATTCAATATATATTAGTAGTTGAATTTGCATATATTATTATTGtaaatattttgatttcaaaAGAATCTTACGAGTATTTGAAAAAACCGATCTGTGCAAACTATTAGGTGGAAGATAATTGATAGATggaataaaaaatgataattacaCACAGATTTCGAAGGATTggaaataatatcatttttagtatcTCTTTATAGAAGTAGTGATATCTTTGATTTGTTCCACTCAGCAGTTATAGGACTTGTCTTTACAAAATTTTCCAAAAAGTAgtgatatttttaattgactTGTAGTGAGTTGAAAGTGATTGTACAAATTTACTAATCCCAAGAAGAAatagattaaataaaaattgtttttagcACTAAACCATctatacaaattaaattaactttAATATTACTATTACCTTGCAACTAGAAGTACAGACCATAGAACAAAAATTGATTTCGAGTGATATGTAGTTTTAATTGATTATTAGGTATAAACTGAGAGCGAAATCAAGTAATACTGCAAAACAAATCAGAGCTAAGCAGCATCGTGTAGAAATTTGGAATTTAGTATTGTCATCTCTCCAAACAGTTGGTGAGCAATTCGAAAATTTCATGGATGCTCTGCTTATAACAAcacaatttttgtttttttggcaTAGTTTTTGTATTGATGATTTAATAGGCTTAAAAGTGTGCTGCATTTCCAAACGTCTTGTTTACATTTTGATTGTTTCCTGTGTTACTGTGATGAATAGATTCTGAGTGAAAATTCTCTCAACTGTAACTTTGCTTGTATACATTATTTTGTCGGTATCATGCTGCTTGAATCTTTGACAGCAGGAAGAATAATGGTTCTTGCTGGTTAATCCTGAAAATCAGATGCATTTTTAATTGTAAATGAGTGAGAATTTGGTGTGTATAATGCAGATAGTAATTGACAATGGAATACTTAAGCTCACTCTGTCGAAACCGGGGGGACTTATCAGAGCCATACGATACAATGGAATCGATAATTTGCTCGAACTTCGTAATGAAGAGCTCAATGGCGGGTATACCTCTTGTCTTTCACAACATTTGGTTAGTCGAAACTTTTCAGAGTTGATGGCTATGGTTTAGAGTAAAAACATTGAGGAATGTGGTGAATTCCTTCTTTCTTGAACACATGCTCACTCTATAGTTAGGCTTGTGATGTTTCTGCATCTAATTGCTTATCTATTTTAGCATCTTAACATGCCAGAAAGTTCATCTCCAATCAAACCGATTTGCTGCAATTCTGTTTTCTCATGCTGTAGATGTATTTTGGTAAGTTCATAACTGAGAAATTTGGATGAGTTGTGACTGGTGAATTACAGGTTTTATGACCTCAATTGGAGTGAAGAAGGGGCTAACAAAACAAGGGGACAGTTTGATGTGTAAGTCTTTGACATTTCCTCTATACTTTGTGTTGAAGACTAATAATAAAGAATGCATAGTCTTACTCTCTTAGCGAAAATAATTCGTTCAGTAAAAGTATTGTGTTGATTTGAGATGTATAATAGAATCGTCACTACGTCAACTACATTCATAGGAGGCTATTGAATGGAATAGTTGCAGActaattttaatgtttttatgACCAC
This genomic interval from Salvia splendens isolate huo1 chromosome 13, SspV2, whole genome shotgun sequence contains the following:
- the LOC121762284 gene encoding probable rhamnogalacturonate lyase B, whose product is MGKFKKAIKKLWRCASGTSEACGVGVMSPIGCRWYIQDNHVVLDNGILRVTLSNPDGIVTGVCYNDIDNMLEVLNDESNRGYWDVVWNALDGSRAGVFEVIKATTFNVIKETEEQVEVSFSRPWDPSMQGKLIPLNIDKRFVMLRGSSGFYTYAIYEHVGSPEWPAFSLGETRIAFKLRKEKFHYMAIADNRRRFMPLPDDRLPNRGQPLAYPEAVLLINPVEPELKGEVDDKYQYSCDNKDLKVHGWISMDPPAGFWQITPSDEFRSGGPLKQNLTSHVGPTTLAVFVSGHYAGDDLNPKFDQGEPWKKVFGPVFIYVNSVMDGQDPLSLWEDAKRQMSVEVQSWPYNFPASEDFQKADQRGSVSGKLFVADRYVSSDNIPANGAYVGLAPPGDAGSWQRECKDYQFWARADETGYFSINNVRTGNYNLYAWVPGFIGDYKNETPITITSGGQIDVGEIVYQPPRDGPTLWEIGIPDRTAAEFYAPDPDPKYVNRLFINHPDRFRQYGLWDRYSELYPNEDLVYTVGKSDYTKDWFFAQVNRKKPDNSYQGTTWQIRFALDTVIPNGIYKLRVAIASASLAELQVRVNNPKANRPLFSSGLIGRDNSIARHGIHGLYWLYSVDIQSGALVQGDNTIFFTQPRNQSPFQGLMYDYIRLEAPPQ